The Lutibacter sp. Hel_I_33_5 genome has a window encoding:
- a CDS encoding carbon-nitrogen hydrolase family protein yields the protein MKNNLLKVALAQISPIWLNKEKTIKKIEKSILDAAKENCELIVFGEALLPGYPFWIALTNGAVWDSKIQKEIHAHYVRNSITIEKGELDSICKLVKENNIAIYLGIMERAQNRGGHSIYASLVYINAEGEIKSVHRKLQPTYDERLTWAPGDGNGLQVHPLKEFTVGGLNCWENWMPLPRTALYGLGEDLHIAVWPGSDHNTKDITRFIARESRSFVISVSSLMQKSDFPANTPHIEKILEKSPETLANGGSCIASPDGEWLVEPVINKEGLIIETLDFNRVLEERQNFDCVGHYSRPDVTKLHVNRERQSTVSFKDEA from the coding sequence ATGAAAAATAATCTATTAAAAGTAGCACTTGCACAAATTTCTCCAATTTGGTTAAATAAAGAGAAAACAATTAAAAAAATTGAAAAATCAATTTTAGACGCTGCAAAAGAAAATTGTGAACTTATTGTTTTTGGAGAAGCATTATTACCAGGATACCCTTTTTGGATTGCCTTAACCAATGGAGCAGTATGGGATTCTAAAATTCAAAAAGAGATTCATGCTCATTATGTTCGTAATTCTATAACGATAGAAAAAGGTGAATTAGATTCCATTTGTAAATTAGTTAAAGAAAATAATATTGCTATTTATTTAGGGATTATGGAGCGTGCCCAAAATAGAGGTGGACACAGTATTTATGCTTCTTTGGTATATATAAATGCAGAAGGAGAAATAAAATCTGTGCATAGGAAATTGCAACCTACCTATGATGAACGATTAACTTGGGCACCTGGAGATGGAAATGGTTTACAAGTACATCCATTAAAAGAATTTACCGTTGGAGGTTTAAATTGTTGGGAAAATTGGATGCCTTTACCAAGAACAGCCTTATATGGTTTAGGAGAGGATTTACACATTGCTGTTTGGCCTGGAAGCGATCATAATACAAAAGATATTACACGTTTTATTGCAAGAGAATCTCGCTCTTTTGTGATTTCAGTTTCTAGTTTAATGCAAAAATCAGACTTTCCAGCAAACACTCCTCATATAGAAAAAATACTAGAAAAATCACCAGAAACTTTAGCGAATGGAGGCTCGTGTATTGCTTCACCAGATGGTGAGTGGTTGGTTGAACCTGTAATTAATAAAGAAGGTTTAATTATTGAAACCTTAGATTTTAATAGAGTTTTGGAAGAGCGTCAAAATTTTGATTGTGTAGGTCATTATTCTAGACCAGATGTAACCAAATTACATGTAAATAGAGAAAGGCAAAGTACAGTTTCTTTTAAAGATGAAGCGTAA
- a CDS encoding GH3 auxin-responsive promoter family protein, which produces MAFPFINSIISWFLKKRKHQIELFLKYPMDVQEELLLKLLNSAKNTEFGTNCNFSSIESYKEFAKNVPIQQYESIEPLIERCRKGEQNLFWASDIRWFAKSSGTTNAKSKFIPVSDEALEYCHMKAGKDMLCLYINNNEETKMFTGKGLKLGGSTTIYEDNNSYFGDLSAIITENLPFWADFSSAPSQEVSLMAEWETKMEAIINETINENITSLVGVPSWMLVLLNRVLEKTGKDNILEVWPNLEVYFHGGVNFNPYRKQYKKLIPKKDFKYYETYNASEGFFALQDRNNSKELLLMLDYGIFYEFIPMDEYDGENSEAIPLSEVKKDINYAILITTNGGLWRYLIGDTVKFTDLNPYRIKITGRTKHHINVFGEELIIENAEEGLRLACEKTNATISDYTVGPIFMEDKKSGSHEWIIEFNQAPENLDYFIELLDNALKSINSDYEAKRYNNMTLALPKIHQARKGLFYDWLKQKNKLGGQHKVPRLSNSRAFVEELLKL; this is translated from the coding sequence ATGGCGTTTCCGTTTATTAATTCTATCATTTCTTGGTTTTTAAAGAAACGAAAGCACCAAATAGAGTTGTTTTTAAAATATCCTATGGATGTACAAGAAGAACTCTTATTAAAACTATTAAATAGTGCAAAAAATACTGAATTTGGTACAAACTGTAATTTTTCATCCATAGAAAGTTATAAAGAATTTGCTAAAAATGTTCCTATTCAACAATATGAAAGTATAGAACCTTTAATAGAGCGTTGTAGAAAAGGAGAACAAAATCTTTTTTGGGCAAGTGATATAAGATGGTTTGCAAAATCTAGCGGAACAACTAACGCAAAAAGTAAATTTATTCCTGTAAGTGATGAAGCGCTAGAATACTGCCATATGAAAGCTGGAAAGGACATGTTGTGCCTGTATATAAACAACAATGAAGAAACCAAAATGTTTACAGGTAAAGGCTTAAAATTAGGCGGTAGCACAACTATTTACGAAGATAATAATTCGTATTTCGGAGATTTATCTGCAATCATAACAGAGAACTTACCTTTTTGGGCAGACTTTAGTTCTGCTCCCAGTCAAGAAGTTTCATTAATGGCGGAATGGGAAACCAAAATGGAAGCCATTATTAATGAAACTATCAATGAAAATATTACCAGTTTAGTTGGTGTTCCTTCTTGGATGTTGGTACTATTAAATCGTGTTTTAGAAAAAACTGGAAAAGACAATATTCTAGAAGTTTGGCCAAATTTGGAAGTCTATTTTCATGGCGGCGTAAATTTTAACCCCTATAGAAAACAATACAAAAAACTAATTCCTAAAAAAGATTTTAAATACTATGAAACTTATAATGCATCGGAAGGTTTCTTTGCGTTACAAGACAGAAATAATTCTAAAGAATTACTGCTAATGTTAGATTACGGTATCTTTTATGAGTTTATTCCGATGGATGAATATGATGGAGAAAACTCGGAAGCAATTCCCTTATCAGAAGTGAAAAAAGATATTAACTATGCTATTTTAATTACAACCAATGGTGGATTGTGGCGTTATTTAATTGGTGATACTGTAAAATTCACAGATCTAAATCCGTATCGAATAAAAATTACTGGACGAACAAAACATCATATTAATGTTTTTGGAGAAGAGTTAATTATAGAAAATGCTGAAGAAGGTTTACGATTAGCCTGTGAAAAAACGAATGCTACTATTTCTGATTATACGGTTGGACCAATTTTTATGGAAGATAAAAAAAGTGGTAGTCATGAGTGGATTATTGAATTCAATCAAGCTCCTGAAAATTTAGATTATTTTATTGAATTATTAGACAATGCTTTAAAATCTATCAATTCTGATTATGAAGCAAAGCGATATAATAACATGACGTTGGCTTTACCTAAAATTCATCAAGCAAGAAAAGGATTGTTTTACGATTGGTTAAAACAAAAAAATAAATTAGGCGGACAACATAAGGTACCCAGATTATCGAACTCTAGAGCTTTTGTAGAAGAACTTTTAAAATTATAA
- a CDS encoding NAD(P)/FAD-dependent oxidoreductase: MIKKFDVIIVGGGPSGGQCARILSKKGHKVLLVEKHNSFEDNNFSSAGMTLAPLKEFDLPDTVVGSYWKGIDIQCSKKNYAWKSNKREGVVLDFGRLRQFLADEAVNNGAELLLGYKYYKKEYDGDAVIAHFQNSKTKEKISFKAKLLIDGTGPVRKVIYDDKNEEPELSIGTGIEYLIKVDDKTYNSCADKLVFFLGHKWAKNGYGWIFPMESNILKVGAGKIFVEDENQANISIKEDTLRVIEEFLELKEYELLDIHGGIIRYSPGINDTFYKNKVVAIGDAISAINPKGGEGIRYAMRSATVASKYIDTYLSEGKDEFDKYKKKWRSKHRISWRLSELSARKLYLKYSDSKIEERIGMYHSITNMQVLIDSLFEFKPGKIFHKIVLLYMMTAKLKLKKLFSKS, translated from the coding sequence ATGATTAAAAAGTTTGATGTAATTATTGTTGGTGGCGGTCCTTCTGGCGGTCAGTGTGCAAGAATATTATCAAAAAAAGGACATAAAGTGTTACTTGTAGAAAAGCACAATAGTTTTGAGGATAATAATTTTTCTAGTGCTGGAATGACTTTAGCCCCATTAAAAGAATTTGACTTGCCAGATACTGTTGTAGGTTCTTATTGGAAAGGGATAGATATTCAATGTTCTAAAAAGAATTATGCATGGAAAAGCAATAAAAGAGAAGGGGTAGTACTCGATTTTGGTAGACTTAGGCAGTTTTTAGCAGATGAAGCAGTAAACAATGGTGCAGAATTATTATTAGGATATAAATATTATAAAAAAGAGTATGATGGAGATGCTGTAATTGCTCATTTTCAGAATTCTAAAACCAAAGAAAAAATATCTTTTAAAGCAAAATTATTGATAGATGGTACTGGACCTGTAAGAAAAGTAATCTATGATGATAAAAATGAAGAACCAGAACTTTCAATTGGAACTGGAATTGAATATTTAATTAAGGTTGATGATAAAACCTATAATAGTTGTGCAGATAAACTAGTATTTTTTCTTGGACATAAATGGGCGAAAAACGGTTATGGTTGGATTTTTCCTATGGAATCTAATATCTTGAAAGTTGGTGCGGGAAAAATATTTGTTGAAGATGAAAATCAGGCGAATATTAGCATAAAAGAAGATACGTTAAGAGTAATTGAAGAGTTCTTAGAATTAAAAGAATATGAATTATTAGATATTCATGGTGGGATTATTAGATATAGTCCAGGTATAAATGACACTTTTTATAAAAACAAAGTTGTAGCAATCGGTGATGCAATTTCTGCAATTAACCCGAAAGGAGGAGAAGGAATTCGTTATGCCATGAGAAGTGCTACAGTAGCTTCAAAGTATATTGATACTTATTTATCTGAAGGAAAAGATGAATTTGATAAGTACAAAAAGAAATGGCGTTCTAAACACAGAATCTCTTGGAGATTAAGTGAGCTTTCTGCAAGAAAATTATACCTAAAATATTCAGACTCAAAAATTGAAGAAAGAATCGGAATGTACCATTCAATCACTAATATGCAGGTATTAATAGATTCTTTATTTGAGTTTAAACCTGGAAAAATATTTCATAAAATAGTATTGTTATACATGATGACTGCGAAGTTGAAATTAAAGAAACTTTTTTCAAAGTCCTAA
- a CDS encoding DUF2797 domain-containing protein gives MEYQGVLKKMPTEYLDEIQYYLDMNSDFLNVNQLLNKEITISFVKYECLNCHLEKQIYRQGFCKSCFFETPNAGDWIMRPELSKAHLGIEDRDLAYEQKVQLQPHIVYLANSSNVKVGVTRKQQVPTRWIDQGAHEAIEIVEVPNRYLAGITEVALKEHVADKTNWRKMLKNDIEDESLVEWRDKLKEYIPEEAKQYLIENNTETSINFPVHKYPEKPKSLNLIKTPSYSGKLVGVKGQYLIFEDETVFNVRANEGLVVSINV, from the coding sequence ATGGAATACCAAGGTGTCTTAAAAAAAATGCCAACTGAATATTTAGACGAAATTCAGTACTACCTAGATATGAACTCTGATTTTCTAAATGTTAATCAGTTATTAAATAAAGAGATTACCATTTCGTTTGTTAAATACGAGTGTTTAAACTGTCATTTAGAGAAACAAATTTACCGTCAAGGATTTTGTAAATCATGCTTTTTTGAAACACCAAATGCTGGTGATTGGATTATGAGACCAGAATTAAGTAAAGCGCATTTAGGGATTGAAGATCGTGATTTAGCCTATGAACAAAAAGTGCAATTACAGCCTCATATTGTGTATTTGGCAAATTCGAGCAATGTAAAAGTTGGTGTTACAAGAAAACAACAAGTTCCAACACGTTGGATAGATCAAGGAGCTCATGAAGCAATTGAAATTGTTGAGGTTCCTAATCGTTATTTAGCAGGGATTACAGAAGTTGCATTAAAAGAGCATGTCGCAGACAAAACCAATTGGCGTAAGATGCTTAAGAATGATATTGAAGATGAAAGTTTGGTAGAGTGGAGAGATAAATTAAAAGAATACATTCCTGAAGAAGCAAAACAATATCTAATAGAGAATAATACAGAAACTAGTATAAATTTTCCAGTGCATAAATATCCAGAAAAACCAAAGAGTTTGAACCTTATTAAAACGCCTAGCTATTCTGGAAAGTTAGTGGGTGTTAAAGGACAGTATTTAATCTTTGAAGACGAAACTGTTTTTAATGTGAGAGCTAATGAAGGATTGGTGGTTTCGATTAACGTTTAA
- a CDS encoding polyprenyl synthetase family protein → MKAVEQIKFPIKNEMELFEQKFKDSMLSKVPLLNRITYYIVRRKGKQMRPMFVFLVAKMVSDGGFDERTYRGASIVELIHTATLVHDDVVDESNRRRGFFSINALWKNKIAVLVGDFLLSKGLLLSIDNEDFDLLKLISIAVREMSEGELLQIEKARKLDITEDIYFDIIRQKTATLIAACCGIGAASVGANQDVIQQMRKFGEYIGIAFQIKDDLFDYSDEKIGKPTGIDIKEQKMTLPLIYTLNNVTRKEKAWLINSIKKYNKDKKRVKEVIEFVKESGGIEYTTTKMHDYKNRALAILENFPESDYKSSLLKMIEYVVERKI, encoded by the coding sequence ATGAAAGCAGTAGAGCAAATAAAATTTCCAATCAAAAATGAAATGGAACTCTTTGAACAAAAGTTCAAAGATTCAATGCTTTCTAAAGTTCCACTTTTAAATAGAATCACGTATTATATCGTTAGAAGAAAAGGAAAACAAATGCGACCGATGTTTGTTTTTTTAGTCGCAAAGATGGTTTCTGATGGTGGTTTTGATGAACGAACATATCGTGGAGCTTCTATTGTAGAATTAATTCATACAGCAACCTTAGTACATGATGATGTTGTTGATGAAAGTAATAGACGTAGAGGTTTTTTCTCCATAAATGCGTTATGGAAAAACAAAATTGCGGTTTTAGTAGGTGATTTTTTATTGTCTAAAGGTTTATTATTATCCATAGATAATGAAGATTTTGATTTATTAAAACTGATTTCTATTGCAGTACGTGAAATGAGTGAAGGCGAGTTATTGCAAATAGAAAAAGCTAGAAAATTAGACATAACAGAAGATATTTATTTTGATATTATTCGTCAGAAAACCGCCACTTTAATTGCAGCATGTTGTGGTATTGGAGCGGCTTCTGTTGGTGCAAATCAAGATGTAATTCAACAAATGAGAAAATTTGGAGAATATATTGGCATCGCTTTTCAAATTAAAGATGATTTATTCGATTATTCGGACGAAAAAATTGGAAAACCTACAGGAATAGATATTAAAGAACAAAAAATGACGTTGCCTTTAATCTATACCTTAAACAATGTTACTCGAAAAGAAAAAGCATGGCTCATTAACTCTATTAAGAAATATAATAAAGATAAAAAACGTGTTAAAGAAGTCATTGAATTTGTTAAAGAAAGTGGCGGTATAGAATACACCACAACTAAAATGCACGACTATAAAAATAGAGCTTTGGCTATTTTAGAAAATTTCCCAGAATCTGATTATAAATCATCATTACTTAAAATGATTGAATATGTTGTGGAAAGGAAGATTTAA